In the genome of Pangasianodon hypophthalmus isolate fPanHyp1 chromosome 23, fPanHyp1.pri, whole genome shotgun sequence, one region contains:
- the fkbp9 gene encoding peptidyl-prolyl cis-trans isomerase FKBP9, translating to MIRLTVRMISLAFLVTFVACNAPPVPLDDIIIEKTSIPERCDRAVKSGDFVRYHYHGMFPDGKKFDSSYDRGTTYNVYVGRRQLIAGMDKALLGMCVNERRLVKIPPQLAYGKDGYGDIIPPDSILHFDVLLLDIWNTEDKVQIQTYHMPEKCGRTVQVSDYVRYHYNGTLLDGTLFDSSYTRMRTYDTYVGIGWLIAGMDQGLLGMCVGEKRIITMPPFLGYGEHGDGSDIPGQASLVFDVVLLDLHNPKDEITVEVQSLPDSCQRKSKEGDFMRYHYNGTLLDGTLFDSSYSRNHTYDTYIGKGYVIAGMDQGLLGVCVGERRRITIPPHLAYGEEGTGTKIPGSAVLVFDVQIIDFHNPSDTVQIISEKPEKCNYTTKRGDFVKYHYNASLMDGTQIDASYRYGRTYDVVLGAGQVILGMEQALLEMCVGEKRKVVVPPHLGYGERGVDGEVPGSAVLMFDIELIGVEEGLPEGYMFIWNDEVSPNLFSEMDKNKDLQVDLTEFSDYILLQVEEGKGRLAPGFDPQRIIENMYNNQDRNKDGRITEDEFKLKAEEAAAHDEL from the exons ATGATCCGCCTCACAGTGAGGATGATTTCCCTCGCTTTTCTGGTTACTTTTGTGGCCTGTAACGCCCCACCGGTTCCGTTAGACGACATCATCATAGAGAAGACTTCTATCCCCGAGCGCTGCGACCGAGCCGTGAAGTCAGGAGACTTCGTCCGGTATCATTACCACGGCATGTTTCCCGACGGCAAGAAGTTTGATTCCAG TTATGATCGTGGCACCACTTACAATGTGTATGTTGGCCGAAGACAACTGATTGCCGGGATGGACAAAGCGTTACTGGGCATGTGCGTGAACGAGAGACGACTTGTTAAAATTCCTCCACAGCTTGCCTATGGGAAGGACGGATATG GTGACATCATCCCCCCTGATTCGATCCTGCACTTTGATGTGCTTTTGCTTGATATCTGGAACACAGAAGACAAGGTGCAGATTCAGACTTACCACATGCCAGAGAAGTGTGGCCGAACCGTTCAGGTCTCTGACTATGTACGCTACCACTACAATGGCACTCTGCTCGACGGCACACTCTTCGACTCTAG TTACACACGCATGAGGACCTATGATACATATGTGGGGATTGGCTGGCTGATCGCTGGTATGGACCAAGGACTTCTGGGAATGTGCGTGGGAGAGAAACGCATCATCACTATGCCGCCGTTCCTTGGctatggagaacatggagatg GAAGTGACATCCCTGGTCAGGCTTCTCTAGTATTTGATGTGGTTCTGTTGGACCTTCATAACCCAAAAGATGAGATTACAGTGGAGGTTCAAAGTCTGCCAGATTCCTGCCAACGCAAGAGTAAGGAGGGAGATTTCATGCGCTACCACTATAATGGGACACTGCTCGATGGAACCCTCTTTGACTCCAG CTACTCGAGGAATCACACATATGATACATACATTGGGAAAGGCTATGTGATTGCTGGGATGGACCAGGGCcttctgggtgtgtgtgttggagagcgCAGAAGGATAACTATCCCACCACATCTGGCATATGGAGAAGAAGGAACAG GCACCAAGATCCCTGGCTCTGCTGTGCTGGTGTTTGACGTCCAAATCATTGACTTCCACAACCCATCTGACACGGTGCAGATCATCAGCGAGAAGCCAGAGAAGTGCAATTACACCACCAAACGTGGTGACTTTGTGAAATACCACTACAACGCTTCACTTATGGATGGCACTCAGATTGATGCTTC ttacaGGTATGGGAGGACATATGATGTGGTTCTGGGAGCAGGACAGGTGATTCTAGGTATGGAGCAGGCCctgctggaaatgtgtgtgGGGGAGAAACGCAAAGTAGTTGTACCTCCTCACCTGGGCTATGGAGAAAGGGGAGTGG ATGGAGAAGTCCCTGGCAGTGCAGTGCTGATGTTTGATATCGAGTTGATAGGTGTTGAGGAGGGTCTTCCTGAAGGCTACATGTTTATATGGAATGATGAAGTGTCACCTAATCTCTTCAGtgaaatggacaaaaacaaGGACCTACAAGTGGACCTCACTGAG TTCTCAGACTACATCCTGCTTCAAGTAGAAGAAGGCAAAGGTCGTCTGGCTCCTGGCTTTGACCCTCAGCGTATCATTGAGAACATGTATAACAACCAGGACCGCAATAAGGATGGACGGATCACTGAGGACGAGTTTAAACTGAAGGCAGAAGAAGCAGCTGCTCATGATGAGTTATGA
- the crtap gene encoding cartilage-associated protein has product MASLSSCVALALVFGVFPTVLAQYEKYSFRSFPRHELMPLDSAYRHALDQYTTEKWPEAVEYLEVSLRLYRLLRDSEAFCNLNCSSARLDSEERFSDFPELRAFGNVMKRAQCLKRCKQGLPAFRQTHPSRETLDEFERREPYRYLQFAYFKSDNLAKAVSAAHTFLVKHPDDEMMQRNMNYYKSLPGAEEHLKDLETKSYEMLFIRAVRAYNGDNYRTSVTDMELALQDFFKAYDECIASSEGSREIKDFKDFYPSIADHYAEVLERKVRCESDLTPVVGGYVVEKFVATMYHYLQFAYYKLNDLKNAVPCVASYMLFDPDDEVMKNNVDYYQYHKEKLGLADEDFLPRSEAIRYHNQTTLQLQMLKFAKENLRQDDEGEVLEFLDEYLDAEEE; this is encoded by the exons ATGGCCTCCTTGTCCTCCTGCGTGGCTCTGGCTCTGGTTTTCGGTGTCTTCCCGACGGTTCTGGCTCAGTATGAGAAGTACAGCTTCCGCAGCTTTCCGCGTCACGAGCTCATGCCCCTGGACTCGGCGTACAGGCACGCGCTGGACCAGTACACTACGGAGAAGTGGCCGGAGGCTGTGGAGTATCTGGAGGTGAGCCTCCGTCTGTACCGGCTTCTCCGCGACAGCGAGGCCTTCTGCAACCTGAACTGCAGCTCAGCGCGCCTGGACTCAGAGGAGCGCTTCTCCGACTTCCCCGAGCTGCGCGCTTTCGGGAACGTGATGAAGCGCGCTCAGTGCCTCAAGCGCTGCAAACAGGGCCTCCCAGCCTTCCGCCAGACTCATCCCAGCAGAGAGACCCTGGACGAGTTTGAGAGAAGAGAACCTTACCGATACCTGCAGTTTGCTTACTTTAAG AGTGATAACCTGGCAAAAGCTGTGTCTGCTGCACACACCTTCCTAGTGAAGCATCCTGATGATGAGATGATGCAGAGGAATATGAACTACTACAAGAGTTTACCTGGAGCTGAAGAGCACCTTAAAGACCTGGAGACCAAGTCATATGAG ATGTTGTTTATTCGAGCAGTGCGTGCATATAACGGTGATAATTATCGAACGTCTGTGACTGATATGGAGCTGGCACTCCAAGACTTCTTCAAGGCTTATGATGAATGTATTGCTTCCTCAGAGGGTTCCAGGGAAATCaaagattttaaagatttttatccCTCAATTGCAG ATCACTATGCTGAGGTTCTTGAACGGAAGGTTCGTTGTGAGAGCGATCTGACTCCAGTCGTTGGTGGATATGTTGTGGAGAAGTTTGTGGCAACCATGTATCACTACCTTCAGTTTGCCTATTATAAAT TGAATGACTTGAAGAATGCTGTGCCATGTGTTGCAAGCTACATGCTCTTTGACCCTGATGACGAGGTGATGAAGAATAATGTAGACTATTATCAGTATCACAAAGAGAAGTTGGGTCTTGCTGATGAGGATTTCCTACCCAGATCA GAGGCAATAAGATACCACAATCAGACAACACTACAGCTGCAGATGTTAAAATTTGCCAAAGAAAACCTGCGGCAGGATGATGAG